A window from Citrus sinensis cultivar Valencia sweet orange chromosome 3, DVS_A1.0, whole genome shotgun sequence encodes these proteins:
- the LOC102616545 gene encoding peroxisome biogenesis protein 16 — protein sequence MDAYKRWVRRNRDYVHSLESLANGLTWLLPERFSESEIGPEAVTTFLGIITAINEHIIETTPSQKGSVSSEPHSFPYSLCISALKDLETLVEVVAQHYYGDKKKWNFIAITEATKVLVRLALFQNSGYKMLLHGGETLNIEMPSDDSNSQLNIRGCPKPEGNQRHGYLQNNYGHNSWNLEGRALSALNRFGENARMVSEPVWLQRIQHQQALMELPAPMVERPTLLKLLSAKGAIGALFLMGEVLFITRPLIYVLFIRKYGIRSWIPWFLSLAVDFTGLGFLSLATRSRHDGKEQTFHLSTSEKDELKRRKLLWALYLMRDPFFSKYTRQRLESTGKQLEPVPIIGFLAEKIIELLVGAQTRYTYMSGS from the exons ATGGATGCTTACAAGAGATGGGTAAGAAGAAATAGAGACTATGTTCACTCCTTAGAGTCTCTTGCCaat GGATTGACATGGCTTCTTCCAGAACGGTTTTCTGAGTCAGAGATAGGACCAGAAGCAG TTACTACTTTCTTGGGTATAATCACTGCTATCAACGAACATATAATCGAAACGACTCCAAGTCAAAAGGGTTCAGTTTCCTCAGAGCCTCATTCATTCCCTTATTCATTGTGTATTTCTGCTCTGAAGGACTTGGAAACATTGGTTGAAGTTGTAGCACAACATTACTATGGTGATaagaaaaaatggaatttCATTGCTATTACTGAAGCCACCAA GGTATTAGTCAGGTTAGCTCTGTTCCAGAACAGTGGATACAAGATGCTTCTGCATGGAGGGGAGACATTGAATATTGAAATGCCTTCAGATGATTCCAATTCTCAGCTTAACATTAGAGGCTGTCCAAAGCCTGAAGGGAATCAGAGGCATGGTTACTTGCAAAATAATTATGGACACAACTCTTGGAATCTAGAAGGAAGGGCATTATCTGCTTTGAACAGATTTGGAGAAAATGCTAGGATGGTTTCTGAGCCAGTGTGGTTGCAGAGGATTCAGCATCAGCAAGCACTAATGGAGCTTCCTG CTCCGATGGTTGAGAGGCCAACCCTTTTGAAACTATTGTCTGCAAAGGGCGCTATTGgagctttatttcttatggGAGAAGTGCTCTTTATCACAAGACCCCTTATTTATGTATTGTTTATCAGAAAATATGGAATTCGATCATGGATTCCCTGGTTTCTTTCCTTGGCTGTGGATTTTACGGGGTTAGGCTTTCTATCATTAGCTACTAGGTCAAGGCATGATGGAAAAGAACAAACGTTTCATCTATCCACATCCGAAAAGGATGAG TTGAAAAGAAGGAAACTTCTGTGGGCACTTTACCTCATGAGAGACCCATTCTTTAGCAAGTACACCAG GCAAAGGCTTGAAAGCACTGGAAAACAGTTGGAACCCGTACCTATAATTGGGTTTTTAGCAG AAAAAATCATAGAGCTTTTAGTTGGTGCCCAGACGCGATACACTTACATGTCAGGATCATAA
- the LOC102616842 gene encoding ubiquitin-related modifier 1 homolog 2 has protein sequence MQLTLEFGGGLELLCDSVKVHNVDVVPPKGSEKLIMKDLLSWVGTNLIKERPEMFMKGDSVRPGVLVLVNDCDWELSGQLDTTLEEKDVVVFISTLHGG, from the exons ATGCAACTGACTCTAGAATTCGG TGGAGGGTTAGAGCTTCTTTGTGATTCGGTAAAGGTCCATAATGTCGATGTTGTTCCACCAAAAGGATCAGAGAAG TTGATTATGAAAGATTTGCTTTCTTGGGTCGGCACCAATTTGATCAAGGAGAGGCCTGAAATGTTCATGAAAGGAGATTCTGT GAGACCTGGTGTTCTAGTACTTGTGAATGATTGTGACTGGGAGCTCAGTGGGCAGCTGGATACCACACTGGAGGAAAAGGATGtggttgtttttatttcaactttaCACGGCGGGTGA
- the LOC127898606 gene encoding SPX domain-containing membrane protein At4g22990-like isoform X1 — translation MVAFGKKLKETQIQEWQGYYINYKLLKKKVNRYTQQIQVGAENRLNVLKDFARMLDDQIEKIVLFLLEQQGALASRLSDLGEHHDALSQHQDGSRISELQEAYRAVGHDLLRLLFFVEMNATGLRKILKKFDKRFGYRFTDYYVKTRANHPYSQLRQVFKHVGIGAVVGAISRNLAELQDHQGSYISIYDQPALSHPDPVVDSIKAAVNRLSHSTNFLEFLGKHAFIMQEELPSPSGDQDVEQRYHFTSLLLNLVNTFLYMVNTYVIVPTADNYSLSLGAAATLCGVIIGSMAVAQVFSSVYFSAWSNRSYLKPLVFSSIVLLVGNTLYAMAYDLNSIAVLLIGRLFCGLGSARAVNRRYISDCVPLKLRMRASAGFVSASALGMACGPALACLFQTNFKIYKLTFNEDTLPGWVMALLWLVYLLWLWISFREPPLETKENLVPQEANAGLLINCTVDNGSTRPLLLNSEAKQKDENDDQELDNDDHDEDDEDSKITHRPVTSIMSAYRLLTPSVKVQLFVYFMLKYAMEILLAESSVITEHYFIWSTSRVAIFLACLGLTVLPVNIIVGNYISNIFEERFISSLLLDCRQVLLASEIIVCIGILLSFHILVPYSVPQYVGSALITFVAAEVLEGVNLSLLSRVMSSRLSRGTYNGGLLSTEAGTLARVIADGTITLSGYLGESRLLNVTLLPSLFICISSIVATCITYNSLY, via the exons ATTGAAAAGATTGTATTGTTTCTACTGGAACAACAAGGAGCACTAGCGAGCAGATTATCAGATCTTGGAGAACATCACGATGCCCTTTCACAGCACCAAGATGGATCAAGAATTTCTGAACTACAGGAAGCATATAGAGCTGTTGGACATGATCTTTTAAGGCTTCTCTTTTTCGTTGAGATGAATGCTACTGGTCTGCgtaagattttgaaaaagtttGATAAGCGCTTTGGCTATAGATTCACCGATTACTATGTCAAGACCCGTGCCAATCATCCATATTCTCAGCTGCGACAAGTTTTTAAGCATGTG GGTATTGGTGCTGTTGTTGGAGCAATATCTCGCAATCTTGCGGAACTTCAAGACCATCAGGGGAGCTACATTTCCATATATGATCAGCCTGCTCTATCTCACCCG GATCCTGTAGTCGATTCTATTAAAGCAGCTGTGAACAGGTTGTCTCACTCAACAAATTTCCTTGAGTTCTTGGGAAAGCATGCTTTTATTATGCAAGAGGAGTTACCAAGTCCTTCTGGAGACCAAGATGTTGAGCAGAGATATCATTTTACTTCACTTCTGCTGAACTTGGTAAACACGTTTCTGTATATGGTCAACACATATGTTATTGTCCCTACAGCTGATAACTACTCCCTCAGCCTTGGAGCTGCGGCAACTCTTTGTGGTGTCATAATTGGGTCGATGGCTGTTGCACAAGTGTTTTCTTCAGTTTATTTTAGTGCATGGTCAAATAGATCATACTTGAAACCACTTGTGTTCAGCAGCATTGTTCTTCTTGTTGGAAACACCTTATATGCAATGGCTTATGATCTTAATTCCATAGCAGTTCTTCTGATAGGTCGGCTATTTTGTGG GTTAGGTTCTGCAAGAGCTGTTAACAGGCGTTATATCAGTGATTGTGTACCACTTAAATTGCGAATGCGGGCTTCTGCAGGTTTTGTCAGTGCCAGTGCACTTGGAATGGCATGTGGTCCAGCTCTTGCTTGCTTATTTCAAactaattttaagatttacaAGTTAACCTTCAATGAGGACACTTTACCCGGTTGGGTGATGGCTCTTTTATGGCTTGTCTACTTATTGTGGTTGTGGATTTCCTTTAGAGAGCCACCGCTTGAGACTAAGGAGAATCTTGTGCCACAGGAAGCTAATGCTG GGCTATTGATCAATTGCACTGTAGATAATGGTTCTACCCGGCCATTGCTTTTGAACTCTGAAGCAAAgcaaaaagatgaaaatgatgatCAAGAACTGGATAATGATGAtcatgatgaagatgatgaagattcTAAGATAACTCACAGACCTGTCACTTCAATTATGTCAGCATATCGATTACTCACACCATCTGTTAAG GTCCaactatttgtttattttatgctCAAATATGCTATGGAGATTTTGCTTGCTGAATCAAGTGTCATCACTGAACATTACTTCATATGGTCAACCAGCAGAGTAGCAATTTTTCTTGCATGTCTTGGGCTAACGGTGCTTCCTGTAAACATTATTGTTGGAAATTACATCAGCAATATTTTCGAAGAAAG ATTCATTTCTTCTCTGTTACTCGATTGCAGACAAGTTCTACTGGCATCTGAAATCATAGTGTGCATAGGCATACTGCTAAGCTTCCATATATTGGTCCCTTATTCAGTGCCTCAATATGTTGGCTCGGCACTAATTACATTTGTGGCAGCTGAAGTTCTTGAAG GTGTGAATTTATCCCTTCTGTCTCGGGTCATGTCCTCAAGGCTTTCCCGTGGAACCTACAACGGTGGACTACTTTCAACAGAAGCTGGAACCCTGGCTCGGGTAATTGCAGATGGAACAATAACATTATCTGGGTACTTGGGGGAGAGTAGACTCTTGAATGTCACCTTACTCCCTTCACTCTTCATCTGTATCTCCTCCATTGTTGCCACCTGCATTACTTACAACTCCCTTTATTAA
- the LOC127901198 gene encoding ATPase GET3A-like produces the protein MTEEDQDQDQELEIPEGSVRNILEQDSLKWVFVGGKGGVGKTTCSSILSILLAEVRPSVLIISTDPAHNLSDAFQQRFTKTPTLVNGFSNLYAMEVDPSVEEETGSTEGMDSLFSELANAIPGIDEAMSFAEMLKLVQTMDYSCIVFDTAPTGHTLRLLQFPSTLEKGLDKMMSLKNKFGGMINQMTRLFGIDDEFGEDALLGRLEGMKDVIERVNKQFKDPDLTTFVCVCIPEFLSLYETERLVQELTKFEIDTHNIIINQVLYDDEDVESKLLRARMRMQQKYLDQFYMLYDDFHITKLPLLPEEVTGIEALKAFSQHFVTPYQPSTSRDTVEDLERRVSTLRQQLQEAEAELERLRKGKQVA, from the exons atgacGGAGGAGGATCAAGATCAAGATCAAGAATTAGAAATTCCAGAGGGCAGTGTACGGAATATACTAGAACAAGATAGTCTCAAGTGGGTCTTCGTCGGAGGCAAAGGCGGCGTTGGCAAAACGACATGTAGTTCAATTCTCTCGATCCTTTTGGCCGAGGTCCGACCTTCTGTCTTGATCATATCCACTGACCCAGCTCACAATCTCAGCGATGCTTTTCAGCAACGCTTCACCAAAACACCTACTTTAGTCAATGGTTTCTCCAATCTTTATGCCATG GAGGTGGATCCTAGTGTCGAAGAAGAAACGGGTTCTACCGAGGGAATGGATAGCTTGTTTTCTGAGCTAGCAAATGCTATTCCCGGTATTGATGAGGCAATGAGCTTTGCGGAGATGCTCAA ATTGGTGCAAACAATGGATTATTCTTGTATAGTATTTGATACAGCTCCAACTGGCCATACACTCCGGCTATTACAATTTCCTTCAACCTTAGAGAAGGGGCTAGACAAAATGATGtccttgaaaaataaatttggcgGCATGATTAATCAG ATGACCCGTCTCTTTGGAATTGATGATGAATTTGGGGAGGATGCTCTCTTAGGAAGGCTTGAGGGCATGAAAGATGTGATTGAACGAGTTAATAAGCAGTTCAAGGACCCA GACTTGACAACCTTTGTCTGTGTTTGCATTCCAGAGTTCCTCTCTCTCTATGAAACTGAGCGACTTGTGCAGGAGCTAACCAAGTTTGAGATTGATacacataatattattattaaccaAGTACTTTATGATGATGAAG ATGTTGAATCGAAGTTGCTCAGAGCTAGAATGCGAATGCAACAAAAGTACCTCGATCAGTTCTACATGTTGTATGATGACTTTCACATCACCAAGTTGCCTTTGCTGCCAGAAGAG GTAACTGGGATTGAAGCTCTGAAAGCTTTTTCACAACATTTTGTTACGCCATATCAACCTTCAACCAGTAGAGATACGGTGGAAGATCTGGAGCGGAGAGTGTCCACTCTAAGGCAGCAGTTGCAAGAAGCAGAAGCAGAGTTAGAGAGactaagaaaaggaaaacagGTGGCCTAA
- the LOC127898606 gene encoding SPX domain-containing membrane protein At4g22990-like isoform X2 has product MVAFGKKLKETQIQEWQGYYINYKLLKKKVNRYTQQIQVGAENRLNVLKDFARMLDDQIEKIVLFLLEQQGALASRLSDLGEHHDALSQHQDGSRISELQEAYRAVGHDLLRLLFFVEMNATGLRKILKKFDKRFGYRFTDYYVKTRANHPYSQLRQVFKHVGIGAVVGAISRNLAELQDHQGSYISIYDQPALSHPDPVVDSIKAAVNRLSHSTNFLEFLGKHAFIMQEELPSPSGDQDVEQRYHFTSLLLNLVNTFLYMVNTYVIVPTADNYSLSLGAAATLCGVIIGSMAVAQVFSSVYFSAWSNRSYLKPLVFSSIVLLVGNTLYAMAYDLNSIAVLLIGRLFCGLGSARAVNRRYISDCVPLKLRMRASAGFVSASALGMACGPALACLFQTNFKIYKLTFNEDTLPGWVMALLWLVYLLWLWISFREPPLETKENLVPQEANAGLLINCTVDNGSTRPLLLNSEAKQKDENDDQELDNDDHDEDDEDSKITHRPVTSIMSAYRLLTPSVKVQLFVYFMLKYAMEILLAESSVITEHYFIWSTSRVAIFLACLGLTVLPVNIIVGNYISNIFEERQVLLASEIIVCIGILLSFHILVPYSVPQYVGSALITFVAAEVLEGVNLSLLSRVMSSRLSRGTYNGGLLSTEAGTLARVIADGTITLSGYLGESRLLNVTLLPSLFICISSIVATCITYNSLY; this is encoded by the exons ATTGAAAAGATTGTATTGTTTCTACTGGAACAACAAGGAGCACTAGCGAGCAGATTATCAGATCTTGGAGAACATCACGATGCCCTTTCACAGCACCAAGATGGATCAAGAATTTCTGAACTACAGGAAGCATATAGAGCTGTTGGACATGATCTTTTAAGGCTTCTCTTTTTCGTTGAGATGAATGCTACTGGTCTGCgtaagattttgaaaaagtttGATAAGCGCTTTGGCTATAGATTCACCGATTACTATGTCAAGACCCGTGCCAATCATCCATATTCTCAGCTGCGACAAGTTTTTAAGCATGTG GGTATTGGTGCTGTTGTTGGAGCAATATCTCGCAATCTTGCGGAACTTCAAGACCATCAGGGGAGCTACATTTCCATATATGATCAGCCTGCTCTATCTCACCCG GATCCTGTAGTCGATTCTATTAAAGCAGCTGTGAACAGGTTGTCTCACTCAACAAATTTCCTTGAGTTCTTGGGAAAGCATGCTTTTATTATGCAAGAGGAGTTACCAAGTCCTTCTGGAGACCAAGATGTTGAGCAGAGATATCATTTTACTTCACTTCTGCTGAACTTGGTAAACACGTTTCTGTATATGGTCAACACATATGTTATTGTCCCTACAGCTGATAACTACTCCCTCAGCCTTGGAGCTGCGGCAACTCTTTGTGGTGTCATAATTGGGTCGATGGCTGTTGCACAAGTGTTTTCTTCAGTTTATTTTAGTGCATGGTCAAATAGATCATACTTGAAACCACTTGTGTTCAGCAGCATTGTTCTTCTTGTTGGAAACACCTTATATGCAATGGCTTATGATCTTAATTCCATAGCAGTTCTTCTGATAGGTCGGCTATTTTGTGG GTTAGGTTCTGCAAGAGCTGTTAACAGGCGTTATATCAGTGATTGTGTACCACTTAAATTGCGAATGCGGGCTTCTGCAGGTTTTGTCAGTGCCAGTGCACTTGGAATGGCATGTGGTCCAGCTCTTGCTTGCTTATTTCAAactaattttaagatttacaAGTTAACCTTCAATGAGGACACTTTACCCGGTTGGGTGATGGCTCTTTTATGGCTTGTCTACTTATTGTGGTTGTGGATTTCCTTTAGAGAGCCACCGCTTGAGACTAAGGAGAATCTTGTGCCACAGGAAGCTAATGCTG GGCTATTGATCAATTGCACTGTAGATAATGGTTCTACCCGGCCATTGCTTTTGAACTCTGAAGCAAAgcaaaaagatgaaaatgatgatCAAGAACTGGATAATGATGAtcatgatgaagatgatgaagattcTAAGATAACTCACAGACCTGTCACTTCAATTATGTCAGCATATCGATTACTCACACCATCTGTTAAG GTCCaactatttgtttattttatgctCAAATATGCTATGGAGATTTTGCTTGCTGAATCAAGTGTCATCACTGAACATTACTTCATATGGTCAACCAGCAGAGTAGCAATTTTTCTTGCATGTCTTGGGCTAACGGTGCTTCCTGTAAACATTATTGTTGGAAATTACATCAGCAATATTTTCGAAGAAAG ACAAGTTCTACTGGCATCTGAAATCATAGTGTGCATAGGCATACTGCTAAGCTTCCATATATTGGTCCCTTATTCAGTGCCTCAATATGTTGGCTCGGCACTAATTACATTTGTGGCAGCTGAAGTTCTTGAAG GTGTGAATTTATCCCTTCTGTCTCGGGTCATGTCCTCAAGGCTTTCCCGTGGAACCTACAACGGTGGACTACTTTCAACAGAAGCTGGAACCCTGGCTCGGGTAATTGCAGATGGAACAATAACATTATCTGGGTACTTGGGGGAGAGTAGACTCTTGAATGTCACCTTACTCCCTTCACTCTTCATCTGTATCTCCTCCATTGTTGCCACCTGCATTACTTACAACTCCCTTTATTAA
- the LOC127898606 gene encoding SPX domain-containing membrane protein At4g22990-like isoform X4, giving the protein MNATGLRKILKKFDKRFGYRFTDYYVKTRANHPYSQLRQVFKHVGIGAVVGAISRNLAELQDHQGSYISIYDQPALSHPDPVVDSIKAAVNRLSHSTNFLEFLGKHAFIMQEELPSPSGDQDVEQRYHFTSLLLNLVNTFLYMVNTYVIVPTADNYSLSLGAAATLCGVIIGSMAVAQVFSSVYFSAWSNRSYLKPLVFSSIVLLVGNTLYAMAYDLNSIAVLLIGRLFCGLGSARAVNRRYISDCVPLKLRMRASAGFVSASALGMACGPALACLFQTNFKIYKLTFNEDTLPGWVMALLWLVYLLWLWISFREPPLETKENLVPQEANAGLLINCTVDNGSTRPLLLNSEAKQKDENDDQELDNDDHDEDDEDSKITHRPVTSIMSAYRLLTPSVKVQLFVYFMLKYAMEILLAESSVITEHYFIWSTSRVAIFLACLGLTVLPVNIIVGNYISNIFEERFISSLLLDCRQVLLASEIIVCIGILLSFHILVPYSVPQYVGSALITFVAAEVLEGVNLSLLSRVMSSRLSRGTYNGGLLSTEAGTLARVIADGTITLSGYLGESRLLNVTLLPSLFICISSIVATCITYNSLY; this is encoded by the exons ATGAATGCTACTGGTCTGCgtaagattttgaaaaagtttGATAAGCGCTTTGGCTATAGATTCACCGATTACTATGTCAAGACCCGTGCCAATCATCCATATTCTCAGCTGCGACAAGTTTTTAAGCATGTG GGTATTGGTGCTGTTGTTGGAGCAATATCTCGCAATCTTGCGGAACTTCAAGACCATCAGGGGAGCTACATTTCCATATATGATCAGCCTGCTCTATCTCACCCG GATCCTGTAGTCGATTCTATTAAAGCAGCTGTGAACAGGTTGTCTCACTCAACAAATTTCCTTGAGTTCTTGGGAAAGCATGCTTTTATTATGCAAGAGGAGTTACCAAGTCCTTCTGGAGACCAAGATGTTGAGCAGAGATATCATTTTACTTCACTTCTGCTGAACTTGGTAAACACGTTTCTGTATATGGTCAACACATATGTTATTGTCCCTACAGCTGATAACTACTCCCTCAGCCTTGGAGCTGCGGCAACTCTTTGTGGTGTCATAATTGGGTCGATGGCTGTTGCACAAGTGTTTTCTTCAGTTTATTTTAGTGCATGGTCAAATAGATCATACTTGAAACCACTTGTGTTCAGCAGCATTGTTCTTCTTGTTGGAAACACCTTATATGCAATGGCTTATGATCTTAATTCCATAGCAGTTCTTCTGATAGGTCGGCTATTTTGTGG GTTAGGTTCTGCAAGAGCTGTTAACAGGCGTTATATCAGTGATTGTGTACCACTTAAATTGCGAATGCGGGCTTCTGCAGGTTTTGTCAGTGCCAGTGCACTTGGAATGGCATGTGGTCCAGCTCTTGCTTGCTTATTTCAAactaattttaagatttacaAGTTAACCTTCAATGAGGACACTTTACCCGGTTGGGTGATGGCTCTTTTATGGCTTGTCTACTTATTGTGGTTGTGGATTTCCTTTAGAGAGCCACCGCTTGAGACTAAGGAGAATCTTGTGCCACAGGAAGCTAATGCTG GGCTATTGATCAATTGCACTGTAGATAATGGTTCTACCCGGCCATTGCTTTTGAACTCTGAAGCAAAgcaaaaagatgaaaatgatgatCAAGAACTGGATAATGATGAtcatgatgaagatgatgaagattcTAAGATAACTCACAGACCTGTCACTTCAATTATGTCAGCATATCGATTACTCACACCATCTGTTAAG GTCCaactatttgtttattttatgctCAAATATGCTATGGAGATTTTGCTTGCTGAATCAAGTGTCATCACTGAACATTACTTCATATGGTCAACCAGCAGAGTAGCAATTTTTCTTGCATGTCTTGGGCTAACGGTGCTTCCTGTAAACATTATTGTTGGAAATTACATCAGCAATATTTTCGAAGAAAG ATTCATTTCTTCTCTGTTACTCGATTGCAGACAAGTTCTACTGGCATCTGAAATCATAGTGTGCATAGGCATACTGCTAAGCTTCCATATATTGGTCCCTTATTCAGTGCCTCAATATGTTGGCTCGGCACTAATTACATTTGTGGCAGCTGAAGTTCTTGAAG GTGTGAATTTATCCCTTCTGTCTCGGGTCATGTCCTCAAGGCTTTCCCGTGGAACCTACAACGGTGGACTACTTTCAACAGAAGCTGGAACCCTGGCTCGGGTAATTGCAGATGGAACAATAACATTATCTGGGTACTTGGGGGAGAGTAGACTCTTGAATGTCACCTTACTCCCTTCACTCTTCATCTGTATCTCCTCCATTGTTGCCACCTGCATTACTTACAACTCCCTTTATTAA
- the LOC127898606 gene encoding SPX domain-containing membrane protein At4g22990-like isoform X3 encodes MLDDQIEKIVLFLLEQQGALASRLSDLGEHHDALSQHQDGSRISELQEAYRAVGHDLLRLLFFVEMNATGLRKILKKFDKRFGYRFTDYYVKTRANHPYSQLRQVFKHVGIGAVVGAISRNLAELQDHQGSYISIYDQPALSHPDPVVDSIKAAVNRLSHSTNFLEFLGKHAFIMQEELPSPSGDQDVEQRYHFTSLLLNLVNTFLYMVNTYVIVPTADNYSLSLGAAATLCGVIIGSMAVAQVFSSVYFSAWSNRSYLKPLVFSSIVLLVGNTLYAMAYDLNSIAVLLIGRLFCGLGSARAVNRRYISDCVPLKLRMRASAGFVSASALGMACGPALACLFQTNFKIYKLTFNEDTLPGWVMALLWLVYLLWLWISFREPPLETKENLVPQEANAGLLINCTVDNGSTRPLLLNSEAKQKDENDDQELDNDDHDEDDEDSKITHRPVTSIMSAYRLLTPSVKVQLFVYFMLKYAMEILLAESSVITEHYFIWSTSRVAIFLACLGLTVLPVNIIVGNYISNIFEERFISSLLLDCRQVLLASEIIVCIGILLSFHILVPYSVPQYVGSALITFVAAEVLEGVNLSLLSRVMSSRLSRGTYNGGLLSTEAGTLARVIADGTITLSGYLGESRLLNVTLLPSLFICISSIVATCITYNSLY; translated from the exons ATTGAAAAGATTGTATTGTTTCTACTGGAACAACAAGGAGCACTAGCGAGCAGATTATCAGATCTTGGAGAACATCACGATGCCCTTTCACAGCACCAAGATGGATCAAGAATTTCTGAACTACAGGAAGCATATAGAGCTGTTGGACATGATCTTTTAAGGCTTCTCTTTTTCGTTGAGATGAATGCTACTGGTCTGCgtaagattttgaaaaagtttGATAAGCGCTTTGGCTATAGATTCACCGATTACTATGTCAAGACCCGTGCCAATCATCCATATTCTCAGCTGCGACAAGTTTTTAAGCATGTG GGTATTGGTGCTGTTGTTGGAGCAATATCTCGCAATCTTGCGGAACTTCAAGACCATCAGGGGAGCTACATTTCCATATATGATCAGCCTGCTCTATCTCACCCG GATCCTGTAGTCGATTCTATTAAAGCAGCTGTGAACAGGTTGTCTCACTCAACAAATTTCCTTGAGTTCTTGGGAAAGCATGCTTTTATTATGCAAGAGGAGTTACCAAGTCCTTCTGGAGACCAAGATGTTGAGCAGAGATATCATTTTACTTCACTTCTGCTGAACTTGGTAAACACGTTTCTGTATATGGTCAACACATATGTTATTGTCCCTACAGCTGATAACTACTCCCTCAGCCTTGGAGCTGCGGCAACTCTTTGTGGTGTCATAATTGGGTCGATGGCTGTTGCACAAGTGTTTTCTTCAGTTTATTTTAGTGCATGGTCAAATAGATCATACTTGAAACCACTTGTGTTCAGCAGCATTGTTCTTCTTGTTGGAAACACCTTATATGCAATGGCTTATGATCTTAATTCCATAGCAGTTCTTCTGATAGGTCGGCTATTTTGTGG GTTAGGTTCTGCAAGAGCTGTTAACAGGCGTTATATCAGTGATTGTGTACCACTTAAATTGCGAATGCGGGCTTCTGCAGGTTTTGTCAGTGCCAGTGCACTTGGAATGGCATGTGGTCCAGCTCTTGCTTGCTTATTTCAAactaattttaagatttacaAGTTAACCTTCAATGAGGACACTTTACCCGGTTGGGTGATGGCTCTTTTATGGCTTGTCTACTTATTGTGGTTGTGGATTTCCTTTAGAGAGCCACCGCTTGAGACTAAGGAGAATCTTGTGCCACAGGAAGCTAATGCTG GGCTATTGATCAATTGCACTGTAGATAATGGTTCTACCCGGCCATTGCTTTTGAACTCTGAAGCAAAgcaaaaagatgaaaatgatgatCAAGAACTGGATAATGATGAtcatgatgaagatgatgaagattcTAAGATAACTCACAGACCTGTCACTTCAATTATGTCAGCATATCGATTACTCACACCATCTGTTAAG GTCCaactatttgtttattttatgctCAAATATGCTATGGAGATTTTGCTTGCTGAATCAAGTGTCATCACTGAACATTACTTCATATGGTCAACCAGCAGAGTAGCAATTTTTCTTGCATGTCTTGGGCTAACGGTGCTTCCTGTAAACATTATTGTTGGAAATTACATCAGCAATATTTTCGAAGAAAG ATTCATTTCTTCTCTGTTACTCGATTGCAGACAAGTTCTACTGGCATCTGAAATCATAGTGTGCATAGGCATACTGCTAAGCTTCCATATATTGGTCCCTTATTCAGTGCCTCAATATGTTGGCTCGGCACTAATTACATTTGTGGCAGCTGAAGTTCTTGAAG GTGTGAATTTATCCCTTCTGTCTCGGGTCATGTCCTCAAGGCTTTCCCGTGGAACCTACAACGGTGGACTACTTTCAACAGAAGCTGGAACCCTGGCTCGGGTAATTGCAGATGGAACAATAACATTATCTGGGTACTTGGGGGAGAGTAGACTCTTGAATGTCACCTTACTCCCTTCACTCTTCATCTGTATCTCCTCCATTGTTGCCACCTGCATTACTTACAACTCCCTTTATTAA